Proteins co-encoded in one Methylobacterium sp. WL1 genomic window:
- the xth gene encoding exodeoxyribonuclease III, producing MRITTWNVNSIKQRLPHLLGFLDEAKPDVVCLQELKCQDEAFPRAEVEGAGYAVETLGQKAYNGVALLVRAPLEISEIRRGLPGDESDEQSRYIEALISGAETRPVRVASIYLPNGNPVDSPKYPYKLGFMERLRIHARALMEDETAVVLAGDYNVIPEPADAADPEAWRSDALFLPATRAAFRAVLAEGYTDGLRACDPRDGLFTFWDYQAGCWQRNAGIRIDHLLLSPQAADRLVSAAVQKHLRGLDKPSDHVPVTVELTAG from the coding sequence ATGCGGATCACGACCTGGAACGTCAACTCGATCAAGCAGAGGCTGCCGCATCTGCTCGGCTTCCTCGACGAGGCGAAGCCCGACGTGGTCTGCCTGCAGGAGCTGAAATGCCAGGACGAGGCGTTCCCGCGTGCCGAGGTCGAGGGTGCCGGGTACGCGGTCGAGACGCTGGGCCAGAAGGCCTATAACGGCGTGGCGCTGCTGGTTCGGGCGCCGCTCGAGATAAGCGAGATCCGGCGCGGACTTCCGGGCGACGAATCCGATGAGCAATCGCGCTACATCGAGGCGCTGATCTCCGGCGCCGAGACCAGACCGGTGCGGGTCGCCTCGATCTACCTGCCGAACGGCAATCCGGTCGACAGCCCGAAATACCCCTACAAGCTCGGCTTCATGGAACGGCTGCGGATCCACGCACGCGCCCTCATGGAGGACGAGACCGCCGTGGTGCTCGCGGGCGACTACAACGTTATCCCGGAACCCGCCGACGCGGCCGACCCGGAAGCGTGGCGCTCCGACGCGCTGTTCCTCCCCGCAACGCGGGCGGCGTTCCGCGCCGTCCTGGCCGAGGGCTACACCGACGGCCTGCGCGCCTGCGATCCGCGCGACGGGCTCTTCACCTTCTGGGACTACCAGGCGGGCTGCTGGCAGCGGAACGCCGGCATCCGCATCGACCACCTCCTGCTGTCGCCGCAGGCCGCCGACCGTCTGGTCTCGGCCGCCGTGCAGAAGCACCTGCGCGGCCTGGACAAGCCGTCCGATCACGTACCGGTGACGGTGGAGCTGACGGCTGGCTGA